Proteins found in one Tsukamurella paurometabola DSM 20162 genomic segment:
- a CDS encoding nuclear transport factor 2 family protein yields MTENTTPRRLAEIYFACWEAGDFAPLRVHLAPDCVFTGVFGTAHGPDEFLRGLTGMAAATDALTVRARVADDTDVITWFELGMGGAPVTPVANWTHVVGGRIAAVNVTFDPREILAASA; encoded by the coding sequence ATGACCGAGAACACCACACCCCGTCGCCTTGCCGAGATCTACTTCGCCTGTTGGGAGGCTGGAGATTTCGCGCCGCTACGCGTCCATCTCGCTCCCGATTGCGTCTTCACCGGCGTGTTCGGCACCGCGCACGGACCGGACGAGTTCCTGCGCGGGCTCACGGGAATGGCGGCCGCCACCGATGCCCTCACCGTGCGCGCCCGCGTCGCTGACGACACCGATGTGATCACCTGGTTCGAACTCGGGATGGGAGGTGCTCCCGTCACTCCCGTCGCGAATTGGACGCACGTCGTGGGGGGCCGGATCGCGGCTGTGAACGTGACCTTCGACCCGCGGGAGATCCTCGCCGCTTCCGCGTAA
- a CDS encoding TetR family transcriptional regulator: MTESAVDGRRYNGVSAEARRIERRSRFLDAALTVAARDGIAAVSARSLCAEAGLHARYFREAFVSSDEALEAAFDECAAAMMTAVAEELAAVPSSADDAVVRRVRAGVHASLAAMDSDPRWAALLVGADTHAGLRERREALVDLLAVAMAAQAKEVLDDPPADEDALLSARLIAVGGLHLGIAARSGRIAASPARVEQIMVASILGNRDLAVVLRQLRAMSEESARVPE; this comes from the coding sequence ATGACCGAATCCGCCGTCGACGGCCGCCGATACAACGGGGTCTCCGCGGAGGCGCGTCGCATCGAACGGCGCTCCCGCTTCCTGGACGCCGCGCTCACCGTCGCGGCGCGGGACGGCATCGCCGCGGTCAGTGCGCGCTCGCTGTGCGCCGAGGCCGGACTGCATGCGCGCTACTTCCGCGAGGCCTTCGTGTCGTCGGACGAAGCGCTCGAGGCCGCCTTCGACGAATGTGCGGCCGCGATGATGACGGCGGTGGCCGAGGAACTGGCCGCGGTCCCTTCGTCTGCCGACGATGCCGTCGTCCGGAGGGTCCGGGCGGGAGTGCACGCCTCGCTCGCGGCGATGGACTCCGACCCGCGCTGGGCCGCGCTCCTCGTCGGCGCCGACACCCACGCCGGTCTGCGGGAGCGGCGCGAGGCGCTGGTCGACCTGCTCGCCGTTGCGATGGCGGCGCAGGCCAAGGAGGTGCTCGACGATCCGCCCGCCGACGAGGATGCGCTGCTGTCGGCGCGGCTCATCGCGGTAGGCGGCCTGCACCTCGGCATTGCCGCACGTAGCGGCCGGATCGCCGCCTCCCCGGCGCGGGTGGAGCAGATCATGGTTGCGTCGATCCTCGGTAATCGCGATCTGGCAGTTGTGTTGCGGCAGCTCAGGGCGATGTCGGAGGAGTCTGCGAGGGTTCCCGAATAA
- a CDS encoding oxygenase MpaB family protein has product MTTAQSNTPAVTTPERFDRDPAWAARTVLPLRILQRDRRPFTSDEIEWARRAVDRGDDLGNRMARAMIDEHAFSMADLDAALETGRTEVPALRELLDVVAQTPDWVDFDACARGAAVCRRAGTLGLDVLATASLMTGYTTSATTRQLVATGRLVEGVDARIHETTQWWARIIAPGDAIRPHHTAWRAAVKVRVIHGLANTTLTRRADWDRAKWGVPINQSDQLGTLGLFSTSFLVAVRALGMPVSAAEGRDVMSLWRYVGWLLGIDDHVLPATEGEGRRRMVQVGQYSPGPDADSAVLGRALYGNWGRHNYPVLQGIRRKVHQRYLGSLETVFAGPWGTRDLGIPMDLPWAVAVTWARHAPVQFAARLSPVVRRWATDRGEQQIATWLRRNEPAAPVR; this is encoded by the coding sequence ATGACCACGGCACAGAGCAACACCCCGGCCGTCACGACGCCGGAGCGCTTCGACCGCGACCCGGCCTGGGCCGCCCGCACCGTTCTGCCGCTCCGCATCCTCCAGCGCGACCGGCGTCCCTTCACTTCCGACGAGATCGAATGGGCGCGTCGCGCGGTCGACCGCGGCGATGACCTGGGTAACCGGATGGCCCGGGCCATGATCGATGAGCACGCTTTCTCGATGGCTGATCTGGACGCCGCGCTCGAAACCGGACGCACCGAGGTCCCCGCGCTGCGCGAGCTTCTCGACGTGGTCGCTCAGACGCCAGACTGGGTGGACTTCGACGCCTGCGCCCGCGGCGCCGCGGTGTGCCGTCGCGCAGGCACGCTCGGTCTCGATGTCCTCGCGACCGCGTCGCTCATGACCGGATACACGACGTCGGCCACGACGCGGCAACTCGTTGCCACCGGCCGACTCGTCGAGGGCGTCGACGCCCGAATTCACGAGACCACGCAGTGGTGGGCTCGGATCATCGCGCCCGGAGACGCGATCCGCCCACATCACACCGCGTGGCGGGCGGCGGTCAAGGTCCGCGTGATCCACGGGCTCGCCAATACGACGCTCACCCGCCGCGCCGACTGGGACCGGGCGAAATGGGGAGTACCGATCAACCAGTCCGATCAACTGGGCACGTTGGGCCTGTTCTCCACCTCGTTCCTCGTCGCGGTGCGGGCGCTCGGCATGCCGGTGTCGGCCGCGGAAGGGCGCGACGTGATGTCTCTGTGGCGCTACGTCGGATGGCTTCTCGGCATCGACGACCACGTCCTGCCCGCCACCGAAGGGGAGGGACGCCGCCGGATGGTCCAGGTGGGCCAGTACTCCCCGGGCCCCGACGCCGACAGCGCCGTGCTCGGGCGCGCTCTCTACGGCAACTGGGGCCGGCACAACTACCCGGTCCTGCAGGGGATTCGTAGGAAGGTCCACCAGCGCTACCTCGGTAGCCTCGAGACCGTCTTCGCGGGCCCATGGGGCACTCGCGACCTCGGCATCCCCATGGATCTGCCGTGGGCTGTCGCGGTGACGTGGGCGCGGCATGCTCCGGTGCAGTTCGCCGCCCGGTTATCTCCCGTCGTGCGACGCTGGGCAACCGACCGCGGTGAACAGCAGATCGCTACCTGGCTGCGCCGCAACGAGCCGGCGGCCCCGGTCCGGTGA
- a CDS encoding isochorismatase family protein, giving the protein MNTGGAGERSDALIVVDVQNDFCEGGSLAVTGGAQVARRIHDDLLERYPTIVATRDWHIDPGAHFSATPDFVDSWPVHCRARTEGAQFHPNLRLPLRVPVFSKGAYSAAYSGFEAHDPDGASLAEWLVAHNISSIDVVGIATDYCVRATALDARAAGLAVRVLGDYTAGVAQESTRAALAEFSAAGITVA; this is encoded by the coding sequence ATGAACACCGGGGGCGCCGGCGAGCGCAGCGATGCCCTCATCGTCGTGGACGTGCAGAACGACTTCTGCGAGGGTGGTTCGCTCGCGGTAACGGGTGGTGCGCAGGTGGCCCGACGCATCCACGACGATCTGCTGGAGCGCTACCCGACGATCGTCGCGACGCGGGACTGGCACATCGATCCCGGAGCGCATTTCTCGGCGACACCCGACTTCGTGGACTCATGGCCCGTGCACTGCCGAGCGCGCACCGAGGGCGCACAATTCCACCCGAATCTGCGTCTTCCGCTGCGAGTCCCGGTGTTCAGTAAGGGGGCGTACTCGGCCGCCTATTCGGGTTTCGAAGCGCACGACCCCGACGGGGCATCACTCGCGGAATGGCTTGTTGCACATAACATATCGTCCATCGATGTGGTCGGGATCGCCACCGACTACTGCGTACGCGCCACAGCCCTCGACGCCCGGGCGGCAGGGCTGGCGGTTCGCGTACTCGGCGACTACACCGCGGGCGTGGCGCAGGAGTCCACCCGCGCTGCGCTCGCCGAGTTCTCGGCCGCGGGCATCACCGTGGCGTGA
- a CDS encoding nicotinate phosphoribosyltransferase yields the protein MDDTARSKNTLSDSSGRAPGSSALLTDQYELTMLAAALRDGTAHRPCVFEVFARRLPAGRRYGVVAGTARVLEALQRFRFGPAELAVAERFLDADTLAWLRDFRFTGEIDGYREGELYFPGSPILTVRASFAEGVILETLILSILNHDSAIASAAARMVSAAAGRPLIEMGSRRTHEQAAVAAARAAYLAGFTTTSNMEAARTYGVPSGGTAAHAFTLLHTGPDGPDEEAAFAAQVAAQGPGTTLLVDTYDITEGVNRAVRAAGPELGGVRIDSGDLGIITRQVRTQLDELGARNTKIVVSGDLDEYAIGALRAEPIDVYGVGTSVVTGSGAPTAGMVYKLVQVDGIPVAKRSSHKETVGGEKRSLRLARSTGTIVEEVPYPAGSMPAVPAHLTATELQIPLVRGGDTVPGLPGLEQARTHLQRAMVTLPWEGLGLSHGEPAIATRFDAQARR from the coding sequence GTGGATGACACAGCCCGTTCGAAGAACACCCTGTCCGATTCGAGCGGGCGCGCTCCGGGTAGCTCGGCGTTGCTGACCGACCAGTACGAGCTCACCATGCTCGCGGCGGCGCTGCGCGACGGAACCGCGCATCGTCCGTGCGTGTTCGAGGTCTTCGCGCGGCGGCTGCCCGCGGGCCGTCGGTACGGCGTGGTGGCGGGGACCGCCCGCGTGCTCGAGGCGCTGCAACGATTCCGGTTCGGGCCCGCCGAGCTCGCGGTGGCCGAGCGGTTCCTCGACGCCGATACGCTGGCGTGGCTCCGCGATTTCCGGTTCACCGGCGAGATCGACGGCTACCGCGAGGGTGAGTTGTACTTCCCCGGCTCCCCGATCCTCACCGTGCGCGCGAGCTTCGCGGAGGGCGTGATCCTGGAGACGCTGATCCTGTCGATCCTCAACCACGACAGCGCGATCGCCTCCGCGGCGGCCCGCATGGTCTCGGCGGCCGCCGGCCGCCCGCTGATCGAGATGGGATCGCGGCGCACCCACGAACAGGCGGCGGTCGCCGCGGCTCGCGCCGCCTACTTGGCCGGGTTCACCACCACCTCGAACATGGAGGCGGCCCGCACCTACGGCGTCCCGTCGGGCGGTACGGCGGCGCACGCGTTCACCCTGCTGCACACCGGCCCGGACGGTCCCGACGAAGAGGCCGCGTTCGCCGCCCAGGTGGCCGCGCAGGGCCCGGGCACCACGCTGCTGGTGGACACCTACGACATCACCGAAGGTGTGAACCGCGCGGTCCGTGCCGCGGGTCCGGAACTGGGCGGCGTACGGATCGACTCGGGCGACCTGGGCATCATCACCCGGCAGGTGCGCACGCAGCTCGACGAACTGGGCGCCCGGAACACCAAAATCGTGGTCTCCGGCGATCTGGACGAGTACGCGATCGGCGCGCTGCGCGCCGAGCCGATCGACGTCTACGGTGTGGGCACTTCGGTGGTCACCGGCTCGGGCGCGCCGACCGCGGGCATGGTCTACAAGCTGGTGCAGGTGGACGGTATCCCGGTGGCCAAGCGGAGCTCGCACAAGGAGACTGTCGGCGGCGAGAAGCGGTCCCTGCGGCTGGCTCGGAGCACCGGCACGATCGTCGAGGAGGTGCCGTACCCGGCCGGATCGATGCCGGCGGTGCCCGCACACTTGACAGCGACCGAACTGCAGATCCCGCTGGTCCGCGGCGGCGACACGGTTCCGGGCCTCCCGGGCCTGGAGCAGGCCCGGACGCACCTGCAGAGGGCGATGGTGACGCTGCCGTGGGAGGGCCTGGGCCTCTCGCACGGCGAGCCCGCGATCGCCACCCGGTTCGACGCACAGGCGCGCCGATGA
- the clpS gene encoding ATP-dependent Clp protease adapter ClpS yields the protein MTDSSAAAPGSPGVSGQPGSAATLERETDRAIDKPWVTVVWDDPVNLMSYVTFVFRKVFGYSTSKAKELMMQVHTEGKAVVSTGDRDKVEGDVRKLHAAGLWATMQRDS from the coding sequence ATGACCGACAGCAGCGCAGCCGCACCGGGCTCCCCGGGCGTCAGCGGGCAACCCGGTTCGGCCGCCACGCTGGAGCGGGAGACCGACCGGGCGATCGACAAGCCGTGGGTCACCGTGGTCTGGGACGATCCGGTGAACCTGATGTCGTACGTCACCTTCGTCTTCCGGAAGGTGTTCGGATACAGCACCTCCAAGGCCAAGGAGCTCATGATGCAGGTGCACACCGAGGGTAAGGCCGTGGTCTCCACGGGCGACCGCGACAAGGTGGAGGGCGACGTCCGCAAGCTGCATGCGGCCGGCCTGTGGGCGACGATGCAGCGCGACAGCTGA